The Hevea brasiliensis isolate MT/VB/25A 57/8 chromosome 1, ASM3005281v1, whole genome shotgun sequence genome has a window encoding:
- the LOC110645160 gene encoding uncharacterized protein LOC110645160: protein MNKSISAEDLSTIGGIATVSLLHSLIPTHWLPFSIVGRAQKWNLSRTLLVTAFGAVLHVISTSLLGITAITMANTIAGEETVHKLASLLLVILGVSYVLLFLSGKGAHSHSHNQPMEKMAVAGLVLVPALSPCATTLPVFLAVGNSSSMMVLAIIVLLFSTITVMTSLVALTFYGASQLKFHWVERYDKLLVGSVLCLVGILTLIFHDHDHDHNGDGGFSGEQLHRKIIVL, encoded by the exons ATGAACAAGAGTATCAGCGCCGAAGATCTGTCCACTATTGGAGGAATCGCTACCGTTTCACTTCTTCATTCCTTAATTCCAACGCATTGGCTTCCATTCTCCATTGTTGGCCGCGCCCAGAAATGGAATCTCTCCAGAACCCTCCTTGTCA CGGCATTTGGTGCAGTTTTGCATGTAATATCCACTTCACTTCTTGGTATAACAGCAATAACCATGGCAAACACAATTGCTGGAGAAGAAACTGTGCACAAACTTGCTTCACTTTTGCTTGTAATTCTCGGTGTTAGTTATGTGTTACTGTTTCTGTCTGGAAAGGGTGCACACAGTCATTCTCACAACCAACCCATGGAGAAAATGGCTGTAGCAGGACTTGTCCTTGTACCTGCGTTATCCCCTTGTGCAACTACACTTCCAGTTTTTCTTGCTGTTGGGAATTCATCCTCCATGATGGTGCTTGCTATCATAGTGCTGCTATTTAG CACTATTACTGTGATGACCTCACTGGTGGCTCTGACATTCTATGGTGCCAGCCAGCTCAAGTTTCATTGGGTGGAACGGTATGACAAACTTCTTGTGGGTTCAGTTTTATGTTTGGTAGGAATCTTGACACTAATTTTTCATGATCATGATCACGATCACAATGGAGATGGAGGTTTCTCAGGAGAACAATTGCACAGAAAAATCATCGTTCTTTAA